The nucleotide window GGACGCGGCCTCGCTCGCCGCCGCCGAGCCCGCCGTCCTCGCCGACGTCGTGCGCGAGGCCGGTGAGGTCGCCGCCGACGAGAAGCTCGACAGCTACCGCATCGTCTTCAACACGGGCAGCGGGGCCGGCCAGACGGTCTTCCACGCGCACGCCCACGTGCTGGGCGGCCGCGGACTGCAGTGGCCCCCCGGATAACCCGGCGTGTCCGTACGTGAACTGGTGGTCCTCGGCACCGCCAGCCAGGTTCCCACCCGGCACCGCAACCACAACGGCTACCTGCTGCGCTGGGACGGCGAGGGCATCCTCTTCGACCCCGGCGAGGGCACGCAGCGGCAGATGCTGCGGGCCGGGGTCGCCGCGCACGACCTGCACCGCCTGTGCGTCACGCACTTCCACGGCGACCACTCGCTGGGCCTCGCCGGGGTCATCCAGCGCATCAACCTCGACCGGGTGCCGCACGAGATCAGCGCGCACTACCCGCGCTCGGGGCAGAAGTTCTTCGACCGGCTGCGGTACGCGACCGCCTACCGCGAGACGGTCGCGCTCACCGAGGCCCCGGTCGACACCGACGGGGTCCTCGCGGCCACGGGGACGTACACGCTGGAGGCGCGCAGGCTCTCGCACCCCGTCGAGTCGTACGGGTACCGGCTGGTCGAGCCCGACGGGCGGCGGATGCTGCCCGAGCGGCTCGCCGCGCACGGGGTCCGGGGCCCGGACGTGGGGCGCATCCAGCGGGAGGGGGTCCTCGGCGACGTCACACTGGACGACGTCAGCGAGGTGCGGCGCGGCCAGCGGTTCGCGTTCGTCATGGACACCCGGCTGTGCGACGGGGTGCACGCGCTCGCGGAGGGCTGCGACATGCTCGTCATCGAGTCGACATTCCTCGACGAGGACGTGCGGCTCGCCGTCGACCACGGGCACCTCACCGCGGGACAGGCGGCGACCGTGGCGCGGGACGCGGGCGTACGGCATCTGGTGCTGACGCACTTCAGCCAGCGGTACTCCGAACCCGGGGAGTTCGAACGGCAGGCGCGGGCCGCCGGGTTCGAGGGGGAGCTGACGGTGGCGCACGACCTGCTGAGGGTGCCGGTTCCGAAGCGCAGGTGAAATGCCCGTATCATGCTCTGATGCCCCTCCCCAAAGCTGAACTGCACCTGCATATCGAAGGCACCCTGGAGCCCGAGCTGGCGTTCGCGCTGGCCGACCGCAACGGCGTCGCGCTGCCGTACGCCGACACGGACGAGCTCCGCAAGGCGTACGAGTTCTCCGATCTGCAGTCGTTCCTGGACCTGTACTACGGGCTGATGGCCGTGCTGCGGACCGAGGACGACTTCGCGGACCTCACCGACGCGTACCTCGCGCGCGCCGCGGCCCAGGGCGTGCGGCACGCGGAGATCTTCTTCGACCCGCAGGCGCACCTCGCGCGGGGCGTGGGCATGGAGACCGTGATGGAGGGGCTCGGGCGGGCGCTGGACCGCAGCGAGGCCGCGCACGGCGTCTCCACCCGGCTGATCATGTGCTTCCTGCGGGACGAGTCCGCCGCGTCCGCGCAGGAGACCCTGGAGGCCGCGAAGCCGTACCTCGACCGGATAACCGGCGTGGGACTCGACTCCGCCGAGGTGGGGCACCCGCCGGCGAAGTTCCGCGAGGTGTACGAGGCCGCCGCCGCGCTCGGCCTGCGCCGGGTCGCGCACGCGGGCGAGGAGGGGCCGCCCGCCTACATCACCGAGGCGCTCGACGTGCTCGGGGCCGAGCGGATCGACCACGGGCTGCGCTGCCTGGAGGACCCGGAGCTGGTGGCCCGCCTGGTGCGGGACCGGGTGCCGCTGACGCTGTGCCCGCTGTCCAACGTGCGGCTGCGGGCCGTCGACCTCCTGGCGGACCACCCGCTGCCCGCGATGCTCGACGCGGGACTGCTGTGCACCGTCAACTCCGACGACCCCGCCTACTTCGGCGGATACGCCGAGGACAACTTCGACGCCGTGCGCACGGCGCTGGGGCTGTCCCCGGAGCGGCTGCGCGAGCTCGCGCGCAACTCGTTCGCCGCGTCGTTCCTCGACGACGACGAGGAACGGCGGAGCCGGTACCTCGCCGAGGTGGAGGCGTACGAGTTCCCGTGACCCCTCCGGGGGCGCGGGGAACCGCGCGAACGGCCACGACGGACCCGCACCTTCCCCCCCGGCGTGTCGCCTTCGGAGCCCCGGCGGAGCGGGT belongs to Streptomyces sp. V3I8 and includes:
- a CDS encoding histidine triad nucleotide-binding protein, with protein sequence MAGEPQDDCLFCKIVGGKIPATVVRETETTLAFRDISPQAPTHVLVIPRVHHPDAASLAAAEPAVLADVVREAGEVAADEKLDSYRIVFNTGSGAGQTVFHAHAHVLGGRGLQWPPG
- a CDS encoding ribonuclease Z; this encodes MSVRELVVLGTASQVPTRHRNHNGYLLRWDGEGILFDPGEGTQRQMLRAGVAAHDLHRLCVTHFHGDHSLGLAGVIQRINLDRVPHEISAHYPRSGQKFFDRLRYATAYRETVALTEAPVDTDGVLAATGTYTLEARRLSHPVESYGYRLVEPDGRRMLPERLAAHGVRGPDVGRIQREGVLGDVTLDDVSEVRRGQRFAFVMDTRLCDGVHALAEGCDMLVIESTFLDEDVRLAVDHGHLTAGQAATVARDAGVRHLVLTHFSQRYSEPGEFERQARAAGFEGELTVAHDLLRVPVPKRR
- a CDS encoding adenosine deaminase, whose product is MPLPKAELHLHIEGTLEPELAFALADRNGVALPYADTDELRKAYEFSDLQSFLDLYYGLMAVLRTEDDFADLTDAYLARAAAQGVRHAEIFFDPQAHLARGVGMETVMEGLGRALDRSEAAHGVSTRLIMCFLRDESAASAQETLEAAKPYLDRITGVGLDSAEVGHPPAKFREVYEAAAALGLRRVAHAGEEGPPAYITEALDVLGAERIDHGLRCLEDPELVARLVRDRVPLTLCPLSNVRLRAVDLLADHPLPAMLDAGLLCTVNSDDPAYFGGYAEDNFDAVRTALGLSPERLRELARNSFAASFLDDDEERRSRYLAEVEAYEFP